In Nostoc edaphicum CCNP1411, the sequence AACAGAAGTTTCGCGTTCTCATTGCCCACAATCCTGATTAGAGTATTTATTTTTCAATAGTCAGGATTCTTATACCGGAGCCATGTAGATTCTTAGTTAGTACCAAAGTGGCAACTGCGTTTTTACGCAACCCTCTTGTTAATCTTACGAATTTTTGTGCAAAGTAATGGTCATGGCTCCTGCCAAGATTCTTGTAGTTGACGACGACCCTGCGGTTCGGAATTTAATCCAACGCTTTTTGATTAAACAGAACTATCAGGTGGAGGCTGCCGAAGATGGAAAGACAGCCTTAACTCTATTTGAGCAATTTAACCCAGATTTGGTGATTCTAGATGTGAATCTACCAGATGTAACTGGGTTTAACCTCTGCCAAGAGATGCAAAGTCGTAATGGTGTTTTTGTTCTGATGTTGACTAGCCGTGCTGACGAAGCTGACAAAATTCGCGGCTTTGCTAAAGGTGCTGACGACTATCTCACCAAGCCTTTTGGGCTAGGAGAGCTAGAAGTCAGAGTTGGAGCTATTTTGAGGCGTCAGCGAGTGATAACTACGGCCGAGCAAAAACGCTTGGTATTTGAAAAACTGATGATTGATCCAGTGCGACGGGAGGTAGCACTTAATAACCAAGCAGTACCCTTAACTGCTTTGGAATTTGACTTGTTGCATTTTTTAGCCAGTCATCCAGGTCGAGTTTGGCGGCGGGCAGAACTAATCCAAGAGGTATGGGATTATGAGTATGTCGGCGACCAGCGGGTTGTAGATGTCCATATCGGTCAAATTCGCAAGAAGATTGAAATTGATGCTAGTCAGCCAGCATTAATTCAAACTGTACGTGGCGTAGGGTATAAGTTTGAATCTCCTGCTCATCCCCAGCACTTGGAAGCGAAGTCTTGAGTTTACAGTCTAGAGTTTTTTAACTCTTGACTGTAAACTCTTGGGGGAACTGTTATTGAATTTCTTTAGCTTTAGTAAAAAGATAAATTTAGACAATCAATCAAAATAGGTAGATATTTCTCAAATACAGACCAGGTAGTTATTTAACTCATCCCCCGGCTTCAAGCCGGGGGATTTCGAGTCATTGGTCATTGGTTATTAGCACCAATGACTAATAACTAATGACTAAATCGGCGGGCGGCTATCCCTCTCACCCCTCGTTCGCTTCGCGCAGCGTCTCGTAGAGAAGGTATGGGATTCCCGCCGATTTTCGTTGAATTATTGCCCCCTAGATGGGGCGATCGCTTTGGCTTAAAATCCGATAAATGGGGCACGTGTAAGCTATGCCCCATTAACAGCATGAGCTAGAATAACGCCCTTCATACCAGTACCTATGGGGTGTCTAGTAAATTAGCTGTTGCTGGTGAATCGATGCAGGGTATTTCTACTGACGAGTGGTGAAACAAAGTTTCTAAGTAGACTCGCGCAGCACGGCGATCGCTATCTCCATTTTGGAGCAAAAACAATGATAGCGCCGCCGTCAATACTCTGTTTTCATCCCAATCAGGATGGGTTTCTAAGTAGTTTTTTAAGGATTCGTGGAGTGTTTCGGGAATTTCTGTAAAGATGCTAACCGTTGCTTTCATGAGATTTTCCTCCTATGAGGATAATCAAGAGGGACAAGTTGCTTGCGGTGAAACGGCAATTAGGCCACCTCACACGCTCTTTCGCTAGCCGACAATCTACGCTTGCATCTAACGGTAATATATTTTACACATTTGATGCTGACGGTTGAACGGATTACAAAAGCAAGCCGAATCATTGTGCGCCAAGAGGGGGTGGGTTTGTCAATGCTGCGAAATGTTAAAAACGATTGTATAAAAAATAAATACGAACGAAACAATCAGGCTTTAAGCCTATTTTTTGTTACTTTGCTTTACAAAAACTCAGTCCTTGAAGTTCCTTGCTGCTGTTAATTAACAATCCCCAGTCAGACGGCAAGAAGCTTATTGGCTCGTATAGCACCTGTGGAAAACTGTTAAAATCCCTGTGGAAACCCTGTGGAATCAGTGAGGAAAATTGTAGCCAATGATAAGAATTACAAAAATGTCACGAAGCTATGACATTTAAACTCATGAAATTAGCTTCTCAATCTCAGTTGTCATCGTGGCTACCTTCGATACATCCCCAGGTATGGATTTTCGCAATTGGTAGATTTCTCTCGGAAGTTGGCACCGGCTGTACCCTGTTTTACGCCCCCATCTTTTTTGTCAATCAACTTGGTTTATCCGCAACCAGTGTGGGGGTAGCCTTGGGTAGCGCATCGATTTCCGGCGTTGTAGGGCGGATTGCGGGTGGTTCTTTGGCTGATTCTGGATACTGGGGACGCCGCCGCACTTTATTGCTAGCGACGGCGATTTCAGCAATTGCTTCTCTCGTTTTAGCTACAACCAATAATTTCACTTCTTTGGTAATCGGTAGCTTGATTAGCGGTTTAGGTATAGGTTTCTATTGGCCGGCGGCTGAAGCTGTGGTTGCTGACGCCAGCCAAATTGACAATCGTCGGGAAACTTTTGCGATCGCTCGACTAGCTGATAATCTGGGGTTAGCGATCGGAATTGTGCTTGCTGGGTTTTTGATCGCGATCATTGGGAGTTATCGATGGCTATTTTTCATTGATGCCATCTCTTTTCTGGTATTTTTTGGTGTTGTCTATGTAGGAATTATTGAAACGGAACAACAGCAAATAAAGGAATCTGAAAAGACAGAACATTTTGCTTCTTGGATGGCAGTATTAAGCGATCGCCGTTTCCTAGTCTACATAGCAGTTAATATATTTTTTACAATCTATATTTCTCAAATCCACAGCACCCTCCCGCTTTACTTCAAAAACTTTGTCCTTGTCGAAAGTACTGCCACGGGATTTACTGAAACTACCATTAGCGGACTATTTGCTTGGCATCTGGTGTTCGCCATCGTTTGTCAGTTACCTGTCACCAGCATCTTAAAACGCTGCTCTCATACACTCGCACTCACTGTTTCTGCCATTTTCTGGGCAATTGGTTTTGGACTGATTTGGGTAAGCGGTACAGCCACATCTCATCATCTGGTTTGGGTAATTTTGGCATTAGGAGTATTTGCTGTAGCGATTGTCTCCTATACTCCATCTTCTGCTTCTTTAGTGACTGATTTAGCCCCGGAAAATCAGCGCGGCGTCTATTTCTCCATTAATGCTTTGTGCTGGGCTGTTGGCTCTTTTATTGGTCATCCCTTGGGTGGATGGGCATTAGATCAACCACAAATTATTACTAATGGTTACTGGCTAGGCTTCATCTTGAGTGTAGCGATCGCTGTGGTAATTTTACAGTACCTCAATCGAATTTTGGCTGATTAATCACCAAAATGTTACTATGCTTATGTTTAGCAATTTTTAGGGAGTGAAATCACAGTGGTACGTTGATACAACAAACAGCCAAATCATTATAAGTCGCTGCGATCGGCTAAAAGTCCGATAAATTTTGATTTTTGTTTGTTGTGATGGTGTCAGGATTTACTGTGAACATTCCTTCCTCGTATCTCGAAAAAATTCGTGCTGTCTATCCCAATATCTCTCTTGACCATCTTGACTTTAATCAAGATGGAATGGTTAACGATGTGGTGATTGTTAATCACGAACTAGTATGTCGCTTTGCCAAAGATGACTGGGGAAAACAGGTACTTTCCCATGAAGCTAAGGTGTTGGAAGTGGTGCAAAAGTATGTTGAACTGCGAGTTCCACACTTTGAACACCTGGAAGAAGGCTTTGCTTGCTACAGATTTATTAAAGGTGAACCGCTATCTCGTAACACATTGCTGAAGCTGAGTGAAGCATCACAACTGCATATCATCGCCCAACTAGCCAGATTTCATCAGCAATTGCACAGCATCCCCTATGAAGTTTTAGTTAATGCTGGAGTATCTTCATCTGATGCAGAACGTTCGCGTGAAGATTGGTTGCAATTGTATGAGCAAGTTCAGGAAACTCTCTTTCCTCACTTGTGGCGTCATCAGCAAACTTGGATACATGAACATTTTGCGCCCGTAATTACAGGTGAACTTGACCTCAACTACACACGCGTACTGATAGATGGCGACAAGCCAGTGTATCACATTCTATTTGACCCGATTTCAGAAAGCATCAGCGGTCTAATTGATTTTGGTACGGCTGGGTTGGGAGATGCAGCTTGTGATATTGCAGTGCAACTCGGTAATTACGGAGAAAGTATTGTGCGGCGTATGGAAAGCGACTATCCAATGTTACCAGATGTCATCGACCGGGCGCGTTTCTGGGTGGGGACACTTGAACTTCAGTGGGCTTTGGCTGGAGTGAAGTTTAACCATATCTCATTGTCATTGGCACATATTGGTTTAGCCAGAGAGGTTCAACCTTTAGGTACACGCTTAAGTTAACCTGCCATAGCCAATAATAAATGGCACGCTTGTTTAATTCTAGAGACTGTCAAAGTTGGGGAAAAAGTTTTTATCTACACATTCCCCGACTCGCTCATTCATTTGCTTATATTCTTTATTGACGACGTTCTTGCAACTTGCGATACACCGATTTTAAATCAACTTGATGGTGAGCTAGGGCAACCAAAGTATGATATAGCAAATCAGCCACTTCGCCTGCGATCGCATCTGCTTCATCATCTTTAAAGGCCATTACCACCTCAGCGGTTTCCTCACCAATCTTTTTCAAAATTTTGTTATCACCACCTGCAAATAGTTTACAGGTATAAGAACTTTCAGTCGGATGATCGCGGCGATCGCATATTATTTGAAACAATTGCGACAATGTATCCCCTGGTGGTGCAGCAATTTTCCCTTCTATTTGGTGGAAACAACTGCGCTCTCCAGTGTGACAGGCAATGTCTCCTAATTGCTCTACCCCAATGAGCAACGCATCACTATCACAGTCATAACGGATACTCTGCACCTTTTGAAGATGCCCGGAAGTCGCCCCCTTGTGCCACAACTCTTGCCGGGAACGGCTCCAAAACCAAGTTTCTTCAGTTTCCAAAGTCTTTTGTAACGACTCCTGATTCATCCACGCCATCATCAAGACAGTACCATCGAGATAGTCTTGGACAATTGCAGGCACCAGACCCCG encodes:
- a CDS encoding response regulator transcription factor; its protein translation is MAPAKILVVDDDPAVRNLIQRFLIKQNYQVEAAEDGKTALTLFEQFNPDLVILDVNLPDVTGFNLCQEMQSRNGVFVLMLTSRADEADKIRGFAKGADDYLTKPFGLGELEVRVGAILRRQRVITTAEQKRLVFEKLMIDPVRREVALNNQAVPLTALEFDLLHFLASHPGRVWRRAELIQEVWDYEYVGDQRVVDVHIGQIRKKIEIDASQPALIQTVRGVGYKFESPAHPQHLEAKS
- a CDS encoding MFS transporter, producing the protein MKLASQSQLSSWLPSIHPQVWIFAIGRFLSEVGTGCTLFYAPIFFVNQLGLSATSVGVALGSASISGVVGRIAGGSLADSGYWGRRRTLLLATAISAIASLVLATTNNFTSLVIGSLISGLGIGFYWPAAEAVVADASQIDNRRETFAIARLADNLGLAIGIVLAGFLIAIIGSYRWLFFIDAISFLVFFGVVYVGIIETEQQQIKESEKTEHFASWMAVLSDRRFLVYIAVNIFFTIYISQIHSTLPLYFKNFVLVESTATGFTETTISGLFAWHLVFAIVCQLPVTSILKRCSHTLALTVSAIFWAIGFGLIWVSGTATSHHLVWVILALGVFAVAIVSYTPSSASLVTDLAPENQRGVYFSINALCWAVGSFIGHPLGGWALDQPQIITNGYWLGFILSVAIAVVILQYLNRILAD
- a CDS encoding phosphotransferase family protein; translation: MNIPSSYLEKIRAVYPNISLDHLDFNQDGMVNDVVIVNHELVCRFAKDDWGKQVLSHEAKVLEVVQKYVELRVPHFEHLEEGFACYRFIKGEPLSRNTLLKLSEASQLHIIAQLARFHQQLHSIPYEVLVNAGVSSSDAERSREDWLQLYEQVQETLFPHLWRHQQTWIHEHFAPVITGELDLNYTRVLIDGDKPVYHILFDPISESISGLIDFGTAGLGDAACDIAVQLGNYGESIVRRMESDYPMLPDVIDRARFWVGTLELQWALAGVKFNHISLSLAHIGLAREVQPLGTRLS
- the hisIE gene encoding bifunctional phosphoribosyl-AMP cyclohydrolase/phosphoribosyl-ATP diphosphatase HisIE yields the protein MSSNDLRSLHYTIPVEKIRYDERGLVPAIVQDYLDGTVLMMAWMNQESLQKTLETEETWFWSRSRQELWHKGATSGHLQKVQSIRYDCDSDALLIGVEQLGDIACHTGERSCFHQIEGKIAAPPGDTLSQLFQIICDRRDHPTESSYTCKLFAGGDNKILKKIGEETAEVVMAFKDDEADAIAGEVADLLYHTLVALAHHQVDLKSVYRKLQERRQ